Part of the Brevibacillus brevis genome is shown below.
TTCCGGCACTTCCTGCACGCCGATCACCGAGCAGCCGGTATGGTCGAAAACTTCAGACAGCTGCTTGATGCACGGTACTTCCGAACGGACGATATCGTCTCCAAGCAGCACCGCGAACGGTTCGTCCCCCACGAATTTCCGGGCGCACCAAATGGCATGTCCCAGACCCAGAGGCTCCTTCTGCCGGATGTAATGGATATTGGCGATTTTGGCCGAATGACGCACCCGGTCCAGCAAATCGAGCTTCTTCTTTTCCAGCAGGTTTTGCTCCAGCTCGAATGCGGAGTCGAAATGGTCTTCAATCGCCCGCTTGCCTTTGCCCGTCACGATGATGATATCTTCGATCCCCGCCTCCACCGCTTCTTCCACAATGTACTGAATGGTCGGCTTATCTACGATCGGCAGCATTTCCTTGGGCATCGCCTTGGTCGCCGGCAAAAACCGGGTGCCCAAGCCTGCTGCCGGGATAATGGCCTTTTTGATTTTCGATGGTCTCATCAGTCGCAGCTCCCTTTACAAAAACTTGGCTGGCCACTCTTGCGCTTTTCCTGATGCCCCTGCGTGTCTATCCGTTCGGCCTTCTTAC
Proteins encoded:
- the galU gene encoding UTP--glucose-1-phosphate uridylyltransferase GalU, whose amino-acid sequence is MRPSKIKKAIIPAAGLGTRFLPATKAMPKEMLPIVDKPTIQYIVEEAVEAGIEDIIIVTGKGKRAIEDHFDSAFELEQNLLEKKKLDLLDRVRHSAKIANIHYIRQKEPLGLGHAIWCARKFVGDEPFAVLLGDDIVRSEVPCIKQLSEVFDHTGCSVIGVQEVPEEHISRYGVVDPITEEGGLYRVRAFVEKPPKGTAPSNLAIMGRYILTPDIFAILDRQEKGMGGEIQLTDAIQAMNERQTVYAYQFEGVRYDVGDKLGYITTTLEFAIRNEELRTPLLYYLENWMQGQTIAPKR